A single region of the Myxococcaceae bacterium JPH2 genome encodes:
- a CDS encoding tetratricopeptide repeat protein, whose product MPQHRANQLVEAGLWLRLSGDTDGAARLFDRALQLDPDNGRARDLMAQLQARLAASDDALAGDGPPPAGLEGDWGAWAELSAPESGDPLFVPDAVLLPDGVGAPRDALDLLAQDHRRHEGEPVRMGRDRGSELDVLLRGAEDLLELDDHSGAVDLLRRAQELAPEEPRVEALRDRSERTLIAMLEAKLGDLGRVPRVRLRPDDIIWLNLDHRAGFVLAQIDGTVSYDDLFSLSGMTRLDTARILAQLLDEGVIVAG is encoded by the coding sequence ATGCCGCAGCACCGCGCCAACCAGCTCGTCGAGGCAGGACTGTGGTTGCGCTTGAGCGGGGACACGGACGGGGCGGCGCGCCTGTTCGATCGAGCCCTCCAGCTCGATCCGGACAACGGCAGGGCCCGCGATCTGATGGCGCAGCTCCAGGCTCGACTGGCCGCCTCCGACGACGCCCTCGCGGGTGACGGTCCGCCGCCCGCGGGGCTGGAAGGGGACTGGGGGGCCTGGGCGGAGCTCTCCGCGCCCGAGTCGGGGGATCCGCTGTTCGTTCCGGATGCCGTGCTGTTGCCGGACGGGGTGGGGGCGCCGAGGGACGCGCTGGACCTCCTGGCGCAGGACCATCGCCGCCACGAGGGCGAGCCGGTGCGGATGGGCCGCGATCGCGGCTCCGAGCTGGATGTCCTCCTGCGGGGCGCGGAGGATCTGCTGGAGCTGGATGACCACTCGGGCGCGGTGGACCTGCTGCGCCGCGCGCAGGAGCTGGCGCCCGAAGAACCCCGCGTCGAGGCCCTGCGTGACCGCAGTGAGCGCACGCTCATCGCCATGCTCGAGGCCAAGCTGGGAGACCTGGGGCGCGTGCCGCGCGTGCGCCTGCGGCCCGACGACATCATCTGGCTCAACCTGGACCACCGCGCGGGCTTCGTGCTCGCGCAGATTGACGGCACGGTGAGCTACGACGACCTCTTCTCGCTGTCCGGGATGACGCGGCTGGATACCGCGCGCATCCTGGCCCAGCTCCTGGACGAGGGCGTCATCGTCGCGGGCTGA
- a CDS encoding MaoC family dehydratase N-terminal domain-containing protein has product MPLDKRFIGRSYGPFTYQLGLEKMREFSLILAGSTPRAGTPGAPPAHLSPLLYDEAAAKEGPYGDVIASPSFAVVFAIQPFSAAIADPELGVDMVKLVHGEQELEFLDVMRPGDVLTTTGSITALYDKAGLDFLVVSTESKNPQGQTVLRGVWTAIIRQ; this is encoded by the coding sequence ATGCCCCTGGACAAGCGCTTCATCGGCCGTAGCTACGGACCGTTCACGTACCAGTTGGGGCTCGAGAAGATGCGCGAGTTCTCGCTCATCCTCGCGGGCTCCACGCCGCGCGCGGGCACGCCCGGCGCCCCGCCCGCGCACCTGAGCCCCCTCCTGTATGACGAGGCCGCGGCCAAGGAAGGCCCCTACGGCGACGTCATCGCGTCGCCCAGCTTCGCCGTGGTGTTCGCCATTCAACCCTTCAGCGCCGCCATCGCGGACCCAGAGCTGGGCGTGGACATGGTCAAGCTCGTCCACGGCGAACAGGAGCTGGAGTTCCTGGACGTGATGAGGCCCGGCGACGTGCTCACCACGACGGGCAGCATCACCGCCCTCTACGACAAGGCGGGCCTCGACTTCCTCGTCGTCTCGACGGAGTCGAAGAACCCCCAAGGCCAGACGGTGCTGCGCGGGGTGTGGACCGCCATCATCCGCCAATGA
- a CDS encoding MaoC family dehydratase N-terminal domain-containing protein: MPSRTFQVGDTFTHVRVCDRYRPAYYAGASGDFNPIHIDPEVGRLAGFNGIILQGLCTLGWAVEAVSLFVGDPGRIRRVRVRFSRPVLPEDTVTFKGRVTALASDRITAEVSATNQRGEPVLKGAVVEAAIG; the protein is encoded by the coding sequence ATGCCCTCACGAACCTTCCAGGTCGGCGACACCTTCACCCACGTGCGCGTGTGCGACCGGTACCGGCCGGCCTACTACGCGGGCGCGTCCGGTGACTTCAATCCCATCCACATCGACCCCGAGGTGGGACGCCTCGCGGGCTTCAACGGCATCATCCTCCAGGGCCTGTGCACGCTGGGCTGGGCCGTGGAGGCCGTGTCCCTCTTCGTGGGAGATCCGGGCCGCATCCGCCGCGTTCGCGTGCGCTTCTCGCGCCCCGTGCTCCCCGAGGACACCGTCACGTTCAAGGGCCGCGTCACGGCGCTCGCGTCGGACCGCATCACCGCGGAAGTCTCCGCCACCAACCAGCGCGGCGAGCCCGTCCTCAAGGGCGCCGTCGTCGAAGCCGCCATCGGATAG
- a CDS encoding myxosortase-dependent M36 family metallopeptidase: MRLREKLLTSLLLVPVAGTSAWAKERSNYDAFLEQRDSRPLAVDASSAAARGISIEQTEARLGVPTFVWANSNGSASRSVIQTQAVMRPETAARAHLQNVADAYRLTRDDVAGANLRAIHQTGQGAVVATFNQSIDGVEVFRNEVKVVMDQNLGLVAVSGYLAPTEMSLAARTSARTGAFRLSAADAVAAAFKNSTGSDAAPRAFTNAGTKGDYTFFEMDEGATSALPQKLVSPARAKKVFFTLAGRLEPAYYVEVNAGPKASSSSTYFSYVVSAASGAVLFRNDLTAHAAAPYKYTVWADTFPPYIPYDGPQGNDATPHPTGTPNRFQAPLTLPPNVVEITNSPFSRNDPWLPANATQTTGNNVDAYADLGGGDGFQPSTDFRADVTAPNTFNYVYDTTKSPQTSREQIKASIVNLFYVTNFLHDWYYDAGFDEAAGNAQAFNFGRGGVEGDQMRAEGQDSTSRNNANMRTPADGASPRMQMYVFDGRPEVRVQTPASIAGLYDSNSAPFGASKFEIEGTALFAPADNALGCTAFAADAFKGKIAIITRGSCNFSTKALNAQTAGAIGVIIGNNAPGDAPGLGGEEPKVTIPVQSVSQATAAAWKTETDKGDTLTLKMRRSPDLDRDGTIDNGIIAHEWGHYISNRLVGNAAGLVNNQGRAMGEGWADFHAMLMQVKESDVTKAGNDQWQGVYSVAGYTSSGGANNGYYYGIRRIPYSTDFTKNALTFKHFANGNPLPKNQAASGQTGVGNAEVHNGGEVWATMLWQCYVELLKAHPFAEAQDRMKRYIVAGYKATPNSPTLLEARDALFAVTKASDPADYQRFVNAFAKRGAGFGAIAPDRGSADHIGVVESFEAGNNIQVSGFRIDDSQVGCDQDGVLDVGETGMLHFTVTNVGAADIGSFTGVVSSASTTATVVFPDSGAVSIPSLARGASATVSVKVSLEAVSAPAATAGLKVDFTSAELPDSSKSAEYDPRINYDIAYGQSATDTFDVGFAGWTSSANYVLGGNDWTHGEEDGDGFVHGFNPDKSGQITLTSPWVHVKDTGDFILSFYERHSFEADFSNSGPLAPFYDSAVLELTVDGVEWFDVIDLGFDPGYTKDSVGNLQVTEAGNTPLSERPGFLGTNTNFPSWNASKTNFKTFLAGMDVRFRIRIAGDENSVGNGMDIDEVKFTNITGTPFAALVSEPNNGGTCNRRPIAHAGLSAGFTEGVLKNGVLTRRVITLNGTASMDPDGDALTYQWTQVGGGTPVVLTGADTATPKFVADVPTDSTLMFQLVVSDGQDTSAPQTVEVLVANVNQPPTASATAPQTVDERSTTKVSLDGSGSSDLDGEELEYTWEQVDDTGVHATLTGADKAVATFTAPEVDADTQLVFRLTVSDGTAEATEEVAVTVKNVDAAPNHAPTGKSPGAFTRKEGTEIVFDASNFTDPDGDEMTYHWTQVGGPNIKPTQDGAKLVFTAPEVDEDTQIAFSLVVKDSHGAASQPVLFSVSVKNDSSGCSATGGSLGGMLPILAMVAGLALSRRRKVA, encoded by the coding sequence ATGCGTCTCAGGGAAAAACTGTTGACCAGCCTGCTGCTGGTGCCCGTGGCCGGCACCAGCGCGTGGGCCAAGGAGCGGTCGAATTACGACGCGTTCCTGGAGCAGCGTGATTCTCGTCCCCTCGCCGTGGATGCATCCTCGGCGGCGGCCCGAGGAATCAGCATCGAGCAGACCGAGGCCCGGCTCGGCGTGCCCACGTTCGTGTGGGCCAACTCGAATGGCTCGGCGAGCCGGTCGGTCATCCAGACCCAGGCCGTGATGCGTCCCGAGACCGCCGCGCGCGCGCACCTGCAGAACGTCGCGGATGCCTACCGGCTGACCCGCGATGACGTGGCCGGCGCGAACCTGCGCGCCATCCACCAGACGGGTCAGGGCGCGGTCGTCGCGACCTTCAACCAGTCCATCGACGGCGTCGAGGTGTTCCGCAACGAGGTCAAGGTCGTCATGGACCAGAACCTCGGGCTCGTCGCGGTGTCCGGCTACCTGGCCCCCACCGAGATGTCCCTGGCCGCGCGCACCAGCGCTCGCACGGGCGCCTTCCGCTTGAGCGCCGCGGACGCCGTCGCCGCCGCCTTCAAGAACAGCACCGGCTCCGACGCGGCCCCCCGCGCCTTCACCAACGCCGGGACCAAGGGCGACTACACCTTCTTCGAGATGGACGAGGGCGCGACCTCGGCCCTCCCCCAGAAGCTGGTGTCCCCGGCCCGCGCGAAGAAGGTCTTCTTCACGCTCGCTGGCCGCCTGGAGCCCGCGTACTACGTCGAGGTCAACGCCGGGCCCAAGGCCTCGAGCAGCTCGACCTACTTCTCCTACGTGGTGTCGGCGGCGTCCGGTGCGGTGCTGTTCCGCAACGACCTGACCGCGCACGCCGCGGCGCCGTACAAGTACACGGTCTGGGCGGACACCTTCCCGCCGTACATCCCCTACGACGGTCCGCAGGGCAATGACGCGACCCCGCACCCCACGGGGACGCCGAACCGGTTCCAGGCGCCGCTGACGCTGCCGCCCAACGTGGTGGAGATCACCAACAGCCCGTTCAGCCGGAACGACCCCTGGCTGCCGGCGAACGCCACGCAGACCACCGGCAACAACGTGGACGCGTACGCCGACCTCGGCGGCGGTGACGGCTTCCAGCCCTCCACCGACTTCCGCGCCGACGTGACCGCGCCCAACACGTTCAACTACGTCTACGACACGACCAAGTCGCCGCAGACGAGCCGGGAACAGATCAAGGCGTCCATCGTCAACCTGTTCTACGTCACCAACTTCCTGCACGACTGGTACTACGACGCGGGCTTCGACGAAGCCGCGGGCAACGCCCAGGCGTTCAACTTCGGCCGTGGCGGCGTCGAAGGCGACCAGATGCGCGCCGAGGGGCAGGACTCCACCTCGCGCAACAACGCGAACATGCGCACGCCCGCGGACGGCGCCTCGCCCCGCATGCAGATGTACGTGTTCGACGGCCGGCCCGAGGTGCGCGTCCAGACGCCCGCGTCGATCGCCGGCCTCTACGACTCCAACTCGGCGCCCTTCGGTGCGTCCAAGTTCGAGATTGAGGGCACGGCCCTGTTCGCCCCCGCGGACAATGCGCTGGGCTGCACCGCCTTCGCGGCGGATGCGTTCAAGGGGAAGATCGCGATCATCACGCGCGGCAGCTGTAACTTCTCCACCAAGGCGCTGAACGCCCAGACGGCTGGCGCCATCGGCGTCATCATCGGCAACAACGCGCCCGGTGACGCCCCTGGACTCGGCGGCGAAGAGCCCAAGGTCACCATCCCCGTCCAGTCTGTCAGCCAGGCCACGGCCGCGGCCTGGAAGACCGAGACGGACAAGGGCGACACGCTCACCCTCAAGATGCGCCGCTCGCCGGACCTGGATCGCGACGGCACCATCGACAACGGCATCATCGCGCACGAGTGGGGTCACTACATCAGCAACCGCCTCGTCGGTAACGCCGCGGGTCTGGTGAACAACCAGGGCCGCGCGATGGGCGAGGGCTGGGCCGACTTCCACGCGATGCTGATGCAGGTGAAGGAGAGCGACGTCACCAAGGCCGGCAACGACCAGTGGCAGGGCGTGTACTCGGTCGCGGGCTACACCTCGAGCGGTGGCGCGAACAACGGCTACTACTACGGTATCCGCCGCATCCCCTACAGCACGGACTTCACCAAGAACGCGCTGACGTTCAAGCACTTCGCCAACGGCAACCCGCTGCCCAAGAACCAGGCCGCGTCGGGACAGACCGGCGTGGGCAACGCCGAGGTCCACAACGGCGGCGAGGTCTGGGCCACCATGCTGTGGCAGTGCTACGTCGAGCTGCTCAAGGCGCATCCGTTCGCCGAGGCGCAGGACCGGATGAAGCGCTACATCGTCGCTGGCTACAAGGCGACGCCGAACTCCCCCACCCTGCTGGAGGCCCGCGACGCGCTCTTCGCCGTGACGAAGGCGAGCGACCCCGCGGACTACCAGCGCTTCGTGAACGCGTTCGCCAAGCGCGGCGCCGGGTTTGGCGCCATTGCTCCGGACCGCGGTTCCGCGGACCACATTGGCGTGGTGGAGAGCTTCGAGGCCGGCAACAACATCCAGGTCTCGGGCTTCCGCATCGACGACTCGCAGGTCGGGTGTGATCAGGACGGCGTGCTCGACGTCGGCGAGACCGGCATGCTGCACTTCACGGTGACCAACGTGGGCGCGGCGGACATCGGCTCGTTCACGGGCGTTGTCTCTTCCGCCAGCACCACCGCCACGGTGGTCTTCCCCGACTCCGGCGCGGTGAGCATCCCGTCGCTGGCGCGCGGCGCGTCGGCCACGGTCAGCGTCAAGGTGTCCCTGGAGGCCGTCAGTGCTCCGGCTGCCACGGCGGGGCTGAAGGTCGACTTCACCTCGGCGGAGCTGCCCGATTCGAGCAAGTCGGCGGAGTACGACCCGCGCATCAACTACGACATCGCCTACGGCCAGTCCGCCACGGACACGTTCGACGTGGGCTTCGCGGGCTGGACGTCCAGCGCCAACTACGTCCTCGGCGGCAATGACTGGACGCACGGCGAGGAAGACGGCGACGGCTTCGTCCACGGCTTCAACCCGGACAAGTCGGGGCAGATCACGCTGACGTCGCCGTGGGTGCACGTGAAGGACACGGGAGACTTCATCCTGTCGTTCTACGAGCGGCACTCCTTCGAGGCCGACTTCAGCAACAGCGGCCCGCTGGCTCCGTTCTACGACAGCGCCGTGCTCGAGCTGACCGTGGATGGCGTCGAGTGGTTCGATGTGATCGACCTCGGCTTCGACCCGGGCTACACGAAGGACAGCGTCGGAAACCTGCAGGTGACGGAAGCCGGCAACACGCCGCTCAGCGAGCGCCCGGGCTTCCTCGGCACGAACACCAACTTCCCGAGCTGGAACGCGTCGAAGACGAACTTCAAGACGTTCCTCGCGGGGATGGATGTCCGCTTCCGCATCCGGATCGCGGGTGACGAGAACTCTGTCGGCAACGGCATGGACATCGACGAGGTCAAGTTCACCAACATCACGGGCACGCCGTTCGCGGCCCTGGTGAGCGAGCCGAACAACGGCGGCACGTGCAACCGCCGGCCGATCGCCCACGCGGGCCTCTCCGCGGGCTTCACCGAGGGCGTGCTCAAGAACGGCGTCCTCACGCGCCGGGTCATCACGCTCAACGGCACGGCCAGCATGGACCCGGATGGGGACGCGCTGACGTACCAGTGGACGCAGGTGGGCGGCGGCACGCCGGTGGTGCTGACGGGCGCGGACACCGCGACCCCGAAGTTCGTGGCCGACGTTCCGACGGACTCCACGCTCATGTTCCAGCTCGTCGTCAGCGACGGGCAGGACACGAGCGCGCCGCAGACGGTGGAAGTCCTCGTGGCCAACGTGAACCAGCCTCCGACCGCTTCGGCCACCGCGCCGCAGACGGTGGACGAGCGCTCCACCACGAAGGTGTCGCTGGATGGCTCGGGCTCGTCCGACCTGGACGGCGAGGAGCTGGAGTACACGTGGGAGCAGGTGGATGACACCGGCGTCCACGCGACCCTCACGGGCGCGGACAAGGCGGTCGCGACCTTCACGGCCCCCGAGGTCGATGCGGACACGCAGCTCGTGTTCCGGCTGACCGTCTCGGACGGCACCGCCGAGGCCACCGAGGAGGTGGCGGTGACGGTGAAGAACGTGGACGCGGCGCCCAACCACGCCCCCACCGGCAAGTCGCCCGGCGCGTTCACCCGCAAGGAAGGCACGGAGATCGTCTTCGACGCCTCCAACTTCACGGATCCGGACGGCGACGAGATGACCTACCACTGGACGCAGGTGGGCGGTCCGAACATCAAGCCGACCCAGGACGGCGCGAAGCTCGTCTTCACGGCGCCCGAGGTGGATGAGGACACGCAGATCGCCTTCTCGCTGGTCGTGAAGGACTCGCACGGCGCGGCCTCGCAGCCGGTGCTGTTCTCCGTGTCGGTGAAGAACGACTCGTCGGGCTGCTCCGCGACGGGCGGCTCGCTGGGTGGCATGCTGCCCATCCTGGCGATGGTCGCCGGGCTGGCGCTGAGCCGCCGCCGCAAGGTCGCGTAG
- a CDS encoding SDR family oxidoreductase: MSETRKKGSATYFITGYPGFIGKRLVEHIAREDPKAHIYALVQPKVLKEAQKHAAHIQGARVELLTGDVVDMHLGLSGEEYQHLCERVTDVFHLAAVSQLGVAKETAWRVNVDGTRNMLELARDCEHLARFNYFSTCYVSGDRVGVIAEDELDRAQGFRNAYEESKFQAERLVQRAAATLPVTVYRPSSVVGDSRTGEIDRFEGPYYLGILLVTSPLVVPLPLPGNGVAPLNVVPVDFVVEAVWRLSKDPRAAGRTFHLVDPNPMSARRVYELIAEKANKRLPRFNLSARAADVMLRLPLLEKLARPQRAAISYVNHLAIYNCHNTLELLDGTGVRCPPLSSYLEQLVAYVREQYKQRREGAEVEDPLDHGPFAAVEETGPTPRPGR; encoded by the coding sequence ATGAGCGAGACGCGGAAGAAGGGCTCGGCGACGTACTTCATCACGGGCTACCCGGGGTTCATCGGCAAGCGGCTGGTGGAGCACATCGCGAGGGAGGACCCCAAGGCGCACATCTACGCGCTGGTCCAGCCCAAGGTGCTCAAGGAAGCGCAGAAGCACGCGGCGCACATCCAAGGCGCGCGGGTGGAGCTGCTCACCGGCGACGTGGTGGACATGCACCTGGGCCTGTCCGGCGAGGAGTACCAGCACCTGTGCGAGCGGGTGACGGATGTCTTCCACCTCGCCGCGGTGTCCCAGCTGGGCGTGGCCAAGGAGACCGCGTGGCGCGTGAACGTGGACGGCACGCGCAACATGCTGGAGCTGGCGCGCGACTGCGAGCACCTCGCGCGCTTCAACTACTTCTCCACCTGCTACGTGTCCGGCGACCGGGTCGGCGTCATCGCCGAGGACGAGCTGGATCGCGCCCAGGGCTTCCGCAACGCCTATGAGGAATCAAAGTTCCAGGCGGAGCGGCTGGTACAGCGCGCGGCGGCCACCCTGCCCGTGACGGTGTACCGGCCGTCCAGCGTGGTGGGCGACTCGCGCACGGGGGAGATTGATCGATTCGAGGGGCCCTACTACCTGGGCATCCTCCTGGTCACCTCGCCGCTGGTGGTGCCGCTGCCCTTGCCGGGCAATGGCGTGGCGCCGCTCAACGTGGTGCCGGTGGACTTCGTCGTCGAGGCGGTCTGGCGGCTGTCCAAGGATCCGCGCGCGGCGGGCCGCACGTTCCACCTGGTGGACCCCAACCCCATGAGCGCGCGGCGCGTGTACGAACTCATCGCGGAGAAGGCCAACAAGCGCCTGCCTCGCTTCAACCTGTCGGCGCGCGCGGCGGACGTCATGCTTCGTCTGCCCTTGCTTGAAAAGCTCGCGCGGCCCCAGCGCGCGGCCATCAGCTATGTGAATCACCTGGCCATCTACAATTGCCACAACACGCTCGAGCTGCTGGACGGTACGGGCGTGCGGTGTCCCCCGCTGTCTTCCTATCTGGAGCAGCTGGTGGCCTACGTGCGCGAGCAATACAAGCAGCGGCGTGAGGGCGCGGAGGTGGAGGATCCGCTGGATCACGGACCGTTCGCGGCGGTTGAAGAAACCGGCCCCACTCCGCGTCCGGGACGCTGA
- a CDS encoding dephospho-CoA kinase, with translation MHVFGLTGGIASGKSTVTRMLRELGAQVVDADVLAREVVEPGTPGLAAVAARFPGVVGPDGRLDRAKLGAHIFATPSERAALNAIIHPLVRDAFLSRVQALEAQGEKRVIYDVPLLIESGMHAWMEGVALVWVPRDVQKARLMARDGLDESAAEARLAAQLPLDDKRVHATWVLDNSAGLDATRAQVEAMWRAMLARG, from the coding sequence GTGCACGTCTTTGGACTGACGGGCGGCATCGCGTCCGGCAAGAGCACCGTCACGCGGATGCTCCGCGAGCTGGGCGCGCAGGTGGTGGACGCGGACGTGCTCGCCCGCGAGGTCGTCGAGCCAGGCACCCCGGGCCTCGCCGCGGTGGCCGCGCGCTTCCCCGGCGTGGTGGGCCCGGATGGACGCCTGGACCGAGCGAAGCTGGGCGCGCACATCTTCGCCACCCCTTCCGAGCGCGCCGCCCTCAACGCCATCATCCACCCGCTCGTGCGCGATGCCTTCCTCAGCCGGGTGCAGGCGCTGGAAGCCCAGGGCGAGAAGCGCGTCATCTACGACGTGCCGCTGCTCATCGAGAGCGGGATGCACGCGTGGATGGAGGGCGTGGCGCTCGTCTGGGTGCCTCGGGACGTGCAGAAGGCGCGGTTGATGGCGCGTGATGGGCTGGACGAAAGCGCGGCCGAGGCTCGGCTGGCCGCTCAGCTTCCCCTCGACGACAAGCGCGTGCACGCGACGTGGGTCCTCGACAACAGCGCGGGCCTGGACGCCACCCGGGCACAGGTGGAAGCGATGTGGCGCGCCATGCTCGCGCGCGGCTGA
- a CDS encoding YihA family ribosome biogenesis GTP-binding protein produces MIKILDARFVTTAVELKGLPTDHAAEVAFVGRSNVGKSSMINTLTQRKKLVRVSNTPGRTRTLNFFDVDLERDGVRHTVRLADLPGYGFAKASKTDKAQWQQMITSYLQNRHRLEVVVSIIDAEVGPTEDDLLTLDYLQAHSRRILVVATKVDRLTKAQRKPRLHALAEQLALPREAVMPFSSTERLGVDEVWGTLLDTFGKATRR; encoded by the coding sequence TTGATCAAGATTCTCGACGCCCGCTTCGTCACCACCGCCGTGGAGCTGAAGGGCTTGCCCACGGACCACGCCGCGGAAGTGGCCTTCGTGGGCCGCTCCAACGTGGGCAAGTCCTCGATGATCAACACGCTCACCCAGCGCAAGAAGCTGGTGCGCGTGTCGAACACCCCGGGCCGCACGCGCACGCTGAACTTCTTCGACGTGGACCTGGAGCGCGACGGCGTCCGGCACACGGTGCGGCTGGCGGACCTGCCCGGCTACGGCTTCGCCAAGGCGAGCAAGACGGACAAGGCGCAGTGGCAGCAGATGATCACCTCGTACCTCCAGAACCGGCACCGGCTGGAGGTGGTGGTGAGCATCATCGACGCGGAGGTGGGTCCCACCGAGGATGACCTCCTCACGCTGGACTACCTCCAGGCGCACAGCCGCCGCATCCTGGTGGTGGCCACCAAGGTGGACCGGCTCACCAAGGCGCAGCGCAAGCCCCGCTTGCATGCGCTGGCGGAACAGCTCGCGCTGCCTCGCGAGGCGGTGATGCCGTTCTCCTCCACCGAGCGGCTGGGCGTGGATGAGGTGTGGGGCACGTTGCTGGATACGTTTGGCAAGGCAACGCGGCGTTGA
- a CDS encoding O-antigen ligase family protein, with protein MGPGGQEQRRDVVAFCMLVSFAAVMYAVPGEWLPVLEPLRLALVTSGLAAGLVVMRRLGRAEPLYLDGARGWALLAFATLAFCSMAWSVDPEVTRAQGIELLKLTAIYLTLVNVITNGRRLMAMCIAMVLASIVTSIGVINWFRVGENMVEGFRSRWVGVYADPNHMAMNMVVVVPLAVAMLARKGSPWLFRLACAAAAVLAVVAIVLSHSRGGFIGLSVAMVLWAIREKRRMQAIVVGLIFIAGLAVFAPKSFWARNETVADFHEDASAMGRVYAWQVASRISLDQPLLGVGAGGFRYAWPLYAPPEAHRAYVAHNIFLDVIGELGWIGLLFFLTFVGGATGGAFAASRDVELGWLARALSSSMAGYLICDLFSGYILSAHLYVLFGLAASVHRIVLAGERARAPQYVPVVDGEPVRGAWEGSGHAA; from the coding sequence ATGGGGCCGGGCGGGCAGGAGCAGCGCCGCGACGTGGTGGCGTTCTGCATGCTGGTGTCGTTCGCGGCGGTCATGTACGCGGTGCCGGGGGAATGGCTGCCTGTCTTGGAGCCGCTGCGACTGGCACTGGTGACATCCGGTCTGGCCGCGGGGCTGGTGGTGATGCGGCGGCTGGGGCGCGCCGAGCCGCTCTACCTCGATGGCGCGCGCGGCTGGGCGCTGCTGGCGTTCGCCACGCTGGCCTTCTGCTCCATGGCCTGGTCCGTGGATCCCGAGGTGACGCGCGCGCAGGGCATCGAGCTGCTGAAGCTCACCGCCATCTACCTGACGCTCGTCAACGTCATCACGAATGGCCGGCGGCTGATGGCCATGTGCATCGCGATGGTGCTGGCGTCCATCGTGACGTCCATCGGGGTCATCAACTGGTTCCGCGTGGGCGAGAACATGGTGGAGGGCTTTCGCTCCCGCTGGGTGGGCGTCTACGCGGACCCGAACCACATGGCCATGAACATGGTGGTGGTGGTGCCGCTGGCGGTGGCGATGCTCGCGCGCAAGGGCAGCCCGTGGCTCTTCCGGTTGGCGTGCGCCGCGGCGGCGGTGCTCGCGGTGGTGGCCATCGTGTTGAGCCACTCGCGCGGCGGGTTCATCGGGCTGTCGGTGGCGATGGTCCTGTGGGCCATCCGCGAGAAGCGGCGCATGCAGGCCATCGTGGTAGGCCTGATCTTCATCGCCGGTCTCGCGGTGTTCGCGCCCAAGAGCTTCTGGGCTCGCAACGAGACGGTGGCTGACTTCCATGAAGATGCCTCGGCGATGGGCCGCGTCTACGCGTGGCAGGTGGCCAGTCGCATCAGCCTGGATCAACCGCTGCTGGGCGTGGGGGCGGGAGGCTTCCGCTACGCGTGGCCGCTCTACGCGCCCCCCGAGGCGCATCGGGCCTACGTGGCCCACAACATCTTCTTGGACGTGATTGGCGAGCTGGGCTGGATAGGCCTGCTCTTCTTCCTCACGTTCGTGGGAGGTGCCACGGGCGGCGCGTTCGCGGCCTCGCGCGATGTCGAGTTGGGGTGGCTTGCCCGAGCGCTGTCGTCGTCGATGGCGGGCTACCTCATCTGCGACCTGTTCTCCGGCTACATCCTCTCGGCGCACCTGTATGTGTTGTTCGGGTTGGCCGCGAGCGTTCATCGAATCGTCCTGGCGGGAGAGCGCGCTCGGGCGCCGCAGTACGTCCCCGTCGTGGACGGCGAGCCCGTGAGGGGGGCGTGGGAGGGATCCGGCCATGCGGCGTGA